The following are from one region of the Cystobacter fuscus DSM 2262 genome:
- a CDS encoding aldo/keto reductase, with the protein MSSTSSRPAEKSGTFKLGGDLPIHRLGYGAMQLTGPGIWGPPKDRAEAVRVLRRALELGVNFIDTANSYGPYYSEEIIAEALHPYAKGVVVATKAGLVRTGPNEWHPVGAPKYLRQELELSLRRLKLERIDLYQLHRIDPKVPVEESLGELKALQKEGKIRHIGLSEVSVEQIQRARAVVDIVSVQNRYNLVDRVHEKVLDYCEKENLGFIPWFPLATGGLAKPGSALDSVARKHNATPSQIALAWLLARSPVMLPIPGTSSVKHLEENLVGAEVKLGKEELAAVDAQASGR; encoded by the coding sequence ATGAGCAGCACCTCATCGCGCCCCGCGGAGAAGAGTGGCACTTTCAAGCTGGGCGGCGACCTGCCCATCCATCGTCTGGGCTACGGCGCCATGCAGCTCACCGGCCCTGGCATCTGGGGTCCGCCCAAGGACCGTGCGGAGGCGGTGCGCGTGTTGCGCCGCGCGCTGGAACTGGGGGTGAACTTCATCGACACGGCGAACTCCTACGGCCCCTACTACAGCGAGGAGATCATCGCGGAGGCCCTGCACCCGTACGCCAAGGGCGTGGTGGTGGCGACCAAGGCGGGCCTGGTGCGCACGGGGCCCAACGAGTGGCACCCGGTGGGCGCGCCGAAGTACCTGCGCCAGGAACTGGAGCTGTCGCTGCGCCGGCTGAAGCTGGAGCGCATCGACCTGTACCAGTTGCACCGCATCGACCCGAAGGTGCCGGTGGAGGAGTCGCTGGGCGAGCTGAAGGCGCTGCAGAAGGAGGGGAAGATCCGCCACATCGGCCTGTCGGAGGTGTCGGTGGAGCAGATCCAGCGGGCGCGCGCGGTGGTGGACATCGTGTCGGTGCAGAACCGCTACAACCTGGTCGACCGCGTGCACGAGAAGGTGCTGGACTACTGCGAGAAGGAGAACCTGGGCTTCATCCCCTGGTTCCCGCTGGCGACGGGCGGCCTGGCGAAGCCGGGGAGCGCGCTCGACTCCGTGGCGAGGAAACACAACGCGACCCCCTCGCAGATCGCCCTCGCCTGGCTGCTGGCGCGCTCGCCGGTGATGCTGCCCATCCCCGGCACCTCCTCCGTGAAGCACCTGGAGGAGAACCTGGTGGGCGCGGAGGTGAAGCTCGGCAAGGAGGAGCTGGCCGCCGTGGACGCGCAGGCGTCGGGCCGCTGA
- a CDS encoding cellulase family glycosylhydrolase, producing MLTAVLSVLAPIGAAHAAAGGFHIANGRLLDANGNDFIIRGISHPHAWFSQRTSAFADIKVVGANSVRVVLSGGRWSVNTASDVANVISLCKQNRLVCVLENHDTTGYGEQGGAYSLDQAVDYWLSIRSALVGQEAYVIINIGNEPYGNTLYTEWVGATINAIQRLRSAGLTHTLMIDAPNWGQDWSNTMRDNAEEVWAADPLRNSIFSVHMYGVYNTPEKVKAYLDAFTSRGLPILVGEFGWYHSDGDPDEFTLTEYTTLQGLGYMGWSWSGNGGGVEYLDMVTNFNPASRTDWGTWLITSANGLEATSVEASVFGGGGGDTQRPTAPGNLAATGSTTNSVSLAWGASTDNVAVTGYDVYRGSSRVATLPGGTLTYTDTGLSANTAYSYKVYARDAAGNVSEASNTASATTQSSGGGTGGCTATYQFDSEWGSGFGASVTVTNTGLTATKGWTVSWTFGGNQQITNMWNATSTQSGASATARNMNYNGVLQPGSSTTFGFQAAYSGANTAPTLTCTVN from the coding sequence GTGCTGACCGCTGTCCTCTCCGTCCTCGCGCCCATCGGCGCCGCCCATGCCGCTGCCGGCGGTTTCCATATCGCCAACGGTCGGCTCCTCGACGCGAACGGCAACGACTTCATCATCCGCGGTATCAGCCACCCGCACGCGTGGTTCTCGCAGAGGACCAGCGCGTTCGCTGACATCAAGGTGGTGGGGGCCAACAGCGTCCGCGTCGTGCTGAGCGGTGGCCGGTGGTCGGTCAACACGGCCAGCGACGTGGCGAACGTCATCTCGCTCTGCAAGCAGAACCGGCTCGTCTGCGTGCTCGAGAACCACGACACGACGGGTTATGGGGAGCAGGGGGGCGCCTACAGCCTCGATCAGGCCGTCGACTACTGGCTGAGCATTCGCAGTGCGCTCGTTGGCCAGGAAGCCTACGTCATCATCAACATCGGCAATGAGCCGTATGGCAACACCCTCTACACGGAGTGGGTCGGGGCGACCATCAATGCCATCCAACGCCTGCGGAGTGCTGGGCTGACACACACCTTGATGATTGACGCGCCGAACTGGGGACAGGACTGGTCCAACACCATGCGGGACAACGCCGAGGAAGTCTGGGCGGCCGATCCGCTGCGCAACTCCATCTTCAGCGTCCACATGTACGGCGTCTACAACACCCCGGAGAAGGTCAAGGCCTACCTCGACGCGTTTACCAGCCGTGGCCTGCCCATCCTCGTCGGCGAGTTCGGGTGGTACCACTCCGACGGAGATCCGGATGAGTTCACACTCACGGAGTACACCACGTTGCAGGGTCTCGGCTACATGGGCTGGTCGTGGAGCGGCAACGGAGGTGGCGTCGAATACCTCGACATGGTCACCAACTTCAACCCGGCCAGCCGCACGGACTGGGGCACCTGGCTCATCACGAGTGCCAATGGCCTCGAGGCCACCTCCGTCGAGGCCTCGGTTTTCGGGGGCGGTGGTGGCGACACGCAGCGCCCGACCGCGCCCGGCAACCTGGCGGCGACAGGCTCGACGACGAACAGCGTGTCGCTCGCGTGGGGCGCCTCGACGGACAACGTCGCGGTGACTGGTTACGATGTCTACCGCGGGTCCTCCCGAGTGGCGACGCTCCCCGGCGGCACGCTGACGTACACGGACACGGGGCTGTCGGCGAACACGGCTTACAGCTACAAGGTGTATGCGCGTGATGCCGCTGGGAACGTGAGCGAGGCGTCCAACACGGCTTCCGCGACGACCCAGTCCTCCGGGGGAGGAACCGGCGGCTGCACGGCGACCTACCAGTTCGATAGCGAGTGGGGCTCTGGCTTCGGCGCCTCCGTGACGGTGACGAACACCGGGCTCACCGCGACCAAGGGCTGGACGGTCAGCTGGACCTTCGGTGGCAACCAGCAGATCACCAACATGTGGAACGCCACGTCGACCCAATCCGGCGCGAGCGCCACGGCGCGGAACATGAACTACAACGGTGTCCTCCAGCCGGGGAGCAGCACGACCTTCGGCTTCCAGGCGGCATATTCCGGTGCCAACACCGCGCCCACCCTGACCTGCACGGTCAACTGA
- a CDS encoding RNA polymerase sigma factor, producing MSQPSAASLPFLGWVSELARTQVNSLTRIARHEGLSAEDALDAIQEAFHTYLLLPHARALSDDREDSRALLSVLVRNTARNMRRRHHRAMPHEDVDSARELSAPQPTADELLVLAEDHVKLRGCVNKLNEVQRQVVTMRMLEEVNGAEVARELSLTPGHVAVLLHRAKAELQRCVMS from the coding sequence ATGAGCCAGCCTTCAGCAGCCAGCCTCCCCTTCCTCGGTTGGGTGTCCGAACTCGCGCGGACGCAGGTGAACTCCCTGACGCGCATCGCTCGCCACGAAGGGCTGTCCGCCGAGGATGCGCTCGATGCCATCCAGGAGGCCTTCCATACCTACCTCCTGCTGCCCCACGCACGCGCCTTGTCGGACGATCGCGAGGATTCGCGGGCATTGCTTTCGGTGTTGGTGCGCAACACGGCGCGCAACATGCGCCGGCGCCACCACCGCGCGATGCCCCACGAAGACGTGGACTCGGCGCGGGAGCTCTCCGCGCCGCAGCCCACGGCGGACGAGCTGCTCGTGCTCGCCGAGGACCACGTGAAGCTTCGGGGCTGCGTGAACAAGCTCAACGAGGTGCAGCGGCAAGTGGTCACGATGCGCATGCTGGAGGAGGTGAACGGCGCGGAGGTGGCGCGCGAGCTCTCCCTCACGCCGGGGCACGTGGCCGTGCTGCTGCACCGGGCGAAGGCGGAGCTGCAACGCTGCGTGATGTCTTGA